A section of the Tamandua tetradactyla isolate mTamTet1 chromosome 4, mTamTet1.pri, whole genome shotgun sequence genome encodes:
- the LOC143679653 gene encoding uncharacterized protein LOC143679653 produces the protein MRLPGAEQAVSALDYLDLTVGALWADGSHRGHATALGSSGPPAKILGGAGDPRPPPQAALTSVSGIGRCVCRAEESTAFVRTPVSRLRATLNGRGHVSVETTNQKDPPNNRTETT, from the exons ATGCGACTGCCTGGGGCAGAGCAG GCCGTTTCTGCCCTTGATTACCTTGACCTCACTGTTGGGGCACTGTGGGCAGACGGCAGTCACCGCGGCCACGCCACAGCCCTGGGCTCATCGGGGCCTCCTGCGAAGATCCTCGGGGGAGCAGGGGACCCACGGCCCCCACCCCAAGCAGCCCTGACCAG tgtctcaggaattggtcgtTGTGTGTGtcgggcagaagaatccacagcctttgtccg gactccagtaagcagactAAGAGCTActttgaatgggcggggtcacgtctccgtggaaacaaccaatcaaaaggacccacccaacaacag AACGGAAACTACTTGA